In Dermacentor andersoni chromosome 4, qqDerAnde1_hic_scaffold, whole genome shotgun sequence, the following proteins share a genomic window:
- the LOC140212793 gene encoding isatin hydrolase-like, whose amino-acid sequence MNVAMASSFSAIILLMCASLLSCIAARIPSSCGGLFVPPEKLVDLSYSFNNRTIFWSDDAEFRLNISRKGSTPEDWYQADVIELATHGGTHLDAPIHFAPDKWTVSQIPLERLMFVPIALVDVEAQASENPVYELSLEDIERWEGQHGHVPRGALLIERTGRSKLWPNRNAYLGIDDHGWRRFPTVSFEAARFLVEQRQVYGIGLDSPSVDLLNSSAPHRVISANNVYILENLADLSRLPALGATAIVMPIKVCQASGAPVRVVAILP is encoded by the exons ATGAACGTTGCGATGGCGTCAAGTTTCTCGGCCATCATCTTGCTCATGTGTGCTAGCTTATTAAGCTGCATCGCGGCGAGAATCCCATCAAGCTGCGGAGGTCTGTTCGTGCCGCCCGAGAAACTCGTCGACCTGTCGTACAGCTTCAACAACAGGACAATCTTCTGGTCTGATGACGCCGAATTTCGCCTGAATATCTCACGCAAGGGAAGTACGCCTGAAGACTG GTACCAGGCCGATGTCATCGAGCTAGCCACTCATGGCGGCACGCATCTGGACGCACCAATTCACTTTGCTCCCGACAAGTGGACTGTGAGCCAAATACCACTCGAACGGCTCATGTTCGTCCCCATTGCACTCGTCGATGTTGAGGCACAGGCGAGCGAGAACCCTGTGTACGAGTTGTCACTTGAAGACATCGAGCGCTGGGAAGGACAGCATGGCCACGTTCCTCGCGGTGCTCTTCTTATCGAGAGGACCGGACGCTCTAAG CTGTGGCCGAACCGCAATGCTTACTTGGGGATCGACGACCATGGATGGCGGCGTTTTCCGACTGTGTCATTTGAGGCTGCGCGGTTCCTAGTTGAGCAGCGGCAAGTATACGGCATCGGATTGGACTCTCCGTCCGTGGACCTGTTGAACTCTTCGGCGCCGCACAGGGTTATTTCTGCCAATAACGTGTACATCCTCGAAAACTTGGCCGACCTGTCGCGCCTCCCTGCCCTCGGAGCCACGGCTATCGTAATGCCCATCAAAGTGTGCCAAGCCAGTGGTGCCCCGGTGCGGGTGGTGGCCATCTTGCCGTGA